A genome region from Wielerella bovis includes the following:
- the alaS gene encoding alanine--tRNA ligase, whose product MKTNELRQKYLSFFESKGHKIVRSSSLVPHEDPTLLFTNAGMNQFKDVFLGFEKRDYTRASTAQKCVRAGGKHNDLENVGYTARHHTFFEMLGNFSFGDYFKEQAITYAWEFLTSPEWLNLPKERLLVTVYAEDDEAYNIWHEKIGVPADRIVRIGDNKGAKYASDNFWQMGDTGPCGPCTEIFYDHGEEIWGGIPGSAEEDGDRWIEIWNNVFMQFNRDENGVMHKLPKPSVDTGMGLERMAAVLQHVHSNYEIDLFQSLLRAAARETGVAFSMDVPSLKVIADHIRACSFLIADGVMPSNEGRGYVLRRIIRRAVRHGYKLGQKQAFFYKLVPDLVEEMGNAYPELKEHQTKIMTALRNEEERFGQTLETGMGLFNQVWSGMKFVKLESLLPVDGVGQPLLLKTAEGVEFTAVSRSNNNLKQIVIRPQVSGSLNESITISLNDAIEHADAPDTIKPFATALNVFLMDNIANSKLIMSGEHVFKLYDTYGFPYDLTADMARELGIDLDEDGFNREMEAQRARARAAQNFKADTQLAYDGQDTEFTGYTERSGSAKIIALYKDSEVVSELREGETGVIVLDKTPFYAESGGQVGDVGMIFVGENQFEVRDTQKIKAAVIGQFGALISGSLKVGDTVTASINNDLRESIMRNHSVTHLMHQALRDVLGEHVEQKGSLQNADLTRFDISHNQAITAEQIAEVERRVNAAIMANVPVKVETMSMEDAQKTGAMMLFGEKYGDFVRVITMGEFSTELCGGTHVGRTGDIGLFKIISEGGIAAGIRRVEAVTGFNALQLVQNQEVLLKNIIAEVKAQTERDVLAKIQANAAQAKAVEKELTKAKAELAVQAGAKLLDKAQDLGAAHLVVAQMEADAAALRDIVTDLTGKSDKAVVLLAAVNDDKVSLCAGVSKPLTAKVKAGDLVKFVAEQVGGKGGGRPDLAQAGGSDVAKLAGALASVEAFVQNLL is encoded by the coding sequence ATGAAAACCAACGAACTACGCCAAAAATACCTTTCATTTTTTGAAAGCAAAGGACACAAAATTGTCCGTTCCTCTTCACTCGTACCCCATGAAGACCCTACTCTTTTATTTACCAACGCAGGCATGAACCAATTTAAAGATGTGTTTTTGGGTTTTGAAAAACGAGATTACACTCGTGCCTCCACCGCACAAAAATGCGTACGCGCAGGTGGCAAACACAACGATTTGGAAAACGTGGGCTACACCGCACGTCATCACACATTTTTTGAAATGTTGGGTAATTTCTCGTTTGGCGACTATTTCAAAGAACAAGCCATTACTTATGCTTGGGAATTTCTCACTTCGCCCGAATGGTTGAATTTACCCAAAGAACGCTTGCTTGTAACCGTGTACGCCGAAGATGACGAAGCCTATAACATTTGGCACGAAAAAATTGGCGTACCTGCTGACCGCATTGTCCGCATTGGCGACAACAAAGGTGCGAAATATGCATCCGACAACTTCTGGCAAATGGGCGACACAGGACCTTGCGGCCCTTGTACCGAAATTTTCTACGACCACGGAGAAGAAATTTGGGGCGGCATTCCAGGGAGCGCGGAAGAAGATGGCGACCGTTGGATTGAAATTTGGAACAACGTATTCATGCAATTCAACCGCGATGAAAACGGCGTGATGCACAAATTGCCTAAACCAAGCGTGGACACAGGCATGGGCTTGGAACGCATGGCGGCGGTATTGCAACACGTTCACAGCAATTATGAAATTGATTTGTTCCAAAGTTTACTGAGAGCAGCAGCGCGTGAAACAGGCGTAGCGTTCAGCATGGATGTGCCAAGTTTGAAAGTGATTGCCGACCACATTCGCGCCTGCTCGTTCCTGATTGCAGATGGCGTGATGCCATCTAATGAAGGTCGCGGTTATGTGTTGCGCCGTATTATCCGCCGTGCCGTGCGACATGGTTACAAATTGGGACAAAAACAAGCATTTTTCTATAAATTAGTACCTGATTTAGTTGAAGAAATGGGGAATGCATATCCCGAATTAAAAGAACATCAAACCAAAATCATGACTGCTTTGCGTAACGAAGAAGAGCGTTTTGGTCAAACATTGGAAACAGGCATGGGCTTGTTTAACCAAGTTTGGAGTGGCATGAAATTTGTGAAATTAGAAAGCCTGTTGCCTGTTGATGGTGTGGGACAACCTTTATTGTTGAAAACGGCGGAAGGTGTAGAATTTACCGCCGTTTCACGCAGCAACAATAATTTGAAACAAATTGTGATTCGTCCACAAGTTTCAGGCAGCCTGAACGAAAGTATTACCATTAGTTTAAATGATGCGATTGAACACGCAGATGCACCCGATACAATTAAACCATTTGCGACTGCATTAAATGTCTTTTTAATGGACAATATCGCCAACAGCAAATTGATTATGTCAGGCGAACATGTATTCAAATTGTACGATACCTACGGCTTCCCCTATGATTTGACAGCAGATATGGCGCGTGAATTGGGCATTGATTTGGACGAAGACGGCTTTAACCGAGAAATGGAAGCCCAACGTGCTCGCGCTCGTGCCGCACAAAATTTCAAAGCCGACACGCAACTGGCTTATGATGGTCAAGATACTGAATTTACAGGTTATACCGAGCGTTCAGGCAGCGCAAAAATCATTGCCTTGTACAAAGACAGTGAAGTAGTAAGTGAATTGCGTGAAGGCGAAACAGGCGTCATTGTATTAGATAAAACACCATTTTATGCCGAATCGGGCGGTCAAGTGGGCGATGTCGGCATGATTTTTGTAGGCGAAAATCAATTTGAAGTACGCGACACGCAAAAAATCAAAGCAGCGGTTATCGGACAATTTGGTGCGTTGATTTCAGGCAGCCTGAAAGTGGGTGATACCGTTACAGCAAGTATCAACAATGACTTGCGCGAATCCATCATGCGCAACCATAGCGTAACGCATTTAATGCACCAAGCTCTGCGCGATGTATTGGGCGAGCATGTAGAACAAAAAGGCAGCCTGCAAAATGCTGATTTGACTCGCTTTGACATTTCGCACAATCAAGCGATTACCGCCGAACAAATCGCCGAAGTGGAACGCCGCGTGAATGCTGCGATTATGGCAAACGTGCCAGTAAAAGTGGAAACCATGAGCATGGAAGATGCACAAAAAACAGGTGCAATGATGTTGTTTGGCGAAAAATATGGCGATTTCGTACGCGTGATTACAATGGGTGAATTTTCTACCGAATTGTGTGGTGGCACCCACGTTGGGCGCACAGGCGATATTGGTTTGTTCAAAATCATCAGCGAAGGTGGCATTGCCGCAGGCATCCGTCGCGTAGAAGCTGTTACAGGTTTCAACGCATTGCAATTGGTACAAAATCAAGAAGTTTTGCTAAAAAACATCATTGCCGAAGTAAAAGCGCAAACAGAACGCGACGTGTTAGCGAAAATCCAAGCTAACGCTGCGCAAGCCAAAGCGGTCGAAAAAGAATTAACCAAAGCCAAAGCAGAATTAGCGGTACAAGCAGGTGCGAAATTATTGGACAAAGCGCAAGACTTGGGTGCGGCTCATTTGGTAGTAGCACAAATGGAAGCAGATGCAGCTGCATTGCGCGACATCGTTACAGATTTGACAGGCAAATCGGATAAAGCTGTTGTATTGCTTGCAGCAGTAAACGATGACAAAGTGTCTTTGTGCGCTGGCGTATCCAAACCTTTGACGGCAAAAGTAAAAGCAGGCGATTTGGTGAAATTTGTCGCGGAACAAGTGGGCGGCAAAGGTGGCGGTCGTCCTGATTTGGCGCAGGCTGGTGGCTCGGATGTGGCGAAATTGGCTGGGGCGTTGGCTTCGGTTGAAGCGTTTGTTCAAAATTTGCTGTAA
- a CDS encoding NUDIX hydrolase codes for MNLTETLISTTPINHDSFLHIDRDQIRLPNGNEHTRIVVRHPGAACVLAVTPDDKVVLVRQWRHAAGRDMLEIPAGKLDDGEDPAVCALRELGEETPYTAERVEKIIQFYSAPGFCDEILYLYRAINVTATSTLQPDQDEFVETELLTRDEVRAAIQNNEICDGKTLIALQFWLEEK; via the coding sequence ATGAACCTTACCGAAACCCTTATCTCCACTACACCCATCAATCACGACAGTTTTTTACACATTGACCGTGACCAAATCCGCCTACCCAATGGCAATGAACACACCCGCATTGTGGTGCGCCACCCTGGTGCAGCGTGTGTATTGGCAGTAACACCAGACGACAAAGTGGTGCTGGTGCGTCAATGGCGGCACGCAGCAGGACGTGATATGTTGGAAATTCCCGCAGGTAAATTGGACGATGGCGAAGACCCTGCCGTTTGTGCCTTGCGTGAACTGGGCGAAGAAACGCCTTATACCGCCGAACGCGTGGAAAAAATTATTCAATTTTACAGCGCACCAGGGTTTTGTGATGAAATCTTGTATCTGTATCGTGCCATCAATGTTACTGCCACCAGCACGCTGCAACCCGACCAAGACGAATTTGTGGAAACCGAATTGCTGACACGTGATGAAGTTCGCGCCGCTATTCAAAACAATGAAATTTGCGATGGTAAAACTTTGATTGCTTTACAATTCTGGTTGGAGGAAAAATGA
- a CDS encoding diacylglycerol kinase: MMTEPQPIPSNDMKGKRGVQRIINAASYSKDGLIAAYRHEAAFRQLIILHGVLLIALWCCDFDGITRMILIAASFVSLITELFNTGIEAVVDYISLEKHPLAKRAKDVGSAAQMLALIMLAILWIMALCGV, translated from the coding sequence ATGATGACTGAACCACAACCTATTCCCAGCAATGATATGAAAGGCAAACGCGGCGTGCAACGCATCATCAACGCTGCGTCTTATTCCAAAGATGGACTGATTGCGGCTTATCGCCATGAAGCGGCGTTTCGTCAGCTGATTATTTTGCATGGCGTATTATTGATTGCGCTATGGTGTTGCGATTTTGACGGCATCACGCGCATGATATTGATTGCCGCATCGTTTGTTTCGCTGATAACCGAATTGTTCAACACGGGCATTGAAGCGGTGGTGGATTATATTTCGTTGGAAAAACATCCGCTTGCCAAACGCGCGAAAGATGTGGGTTCTGCCGCGCAAATGTTGGCGTTAATCATGTTGGCGATTTTGTGGATAATGGCATTGTGTGGTGTGTGA
- the gloB gene encoding hydroxyacylglutathione hydrolase: MKITALSAFDDNYIWLLECNGEAVCVDAGQAEPVLDYVRQHNLHLVQMWTTHPHGDHTGGIAQLKRVLPDCRIFGASDIPASDEIVGEGSTITWQHFRINVWHTAGHTANHLTYVLHDDEQTHLFCGDTLFSAGCGRVFPDGRADWLHHSLQRINRQPENTFLYPAHEYTANNLCFAAHIEPDNPDIQAALSAAQHTPTLPTTLAHERRINPFLRVHLPDVQRRVSELCGLDMQEDEAVFIALRELKNHF, from the coding sequence CTGAAAATTACCGCCTTATCTGCATTTGATGATAATTACATTTGGTTATTAGAATGCAATGGCGAAGCCGTTTGCGTGGACGCAGGACAAGCCGAACCTGTGTTGGATTATGTGCGCCAACACAATTTACATTTAGTGCAAATGTGGACAACGCATCCACACGGCGACCATACAGGCGGCATTGCCCAGCTCAAACGTGTCTTGCCTGATTGTCGTATTTTTGGCGCATCCGATATTCCAGCAAGCGATGAGATTGTCGGCGAAGGCAGCACAATCACATGGCAGCATTTCCGCATCAACGTATGGCACACGGCAGGACACACCGCTAATCATTTAACTTATGTGTTGCATGATGATGAGCAAACACATCTGTTTTGTGGCGATACCCTGTTTTCAGCAGGTTGTGGGCGTGTATTTCCCGATGGACGTGCCGATTGGCTGCATCACAGTTTGCAGCGCATCAATAGGCAGCCTGAAAACACATTCTTATATCCTGCGCACGAATATACCGCCAATAATTTGTGTTTTGCCGCGCATATTGAACCCGATAATCCCGATATTCAGGCTGCCCTATCTGCCGCGCAACATACACCTACATTGCCGACCACATTAGCCCATGAACGGCGCATCAATCCGTTTTTGCGTGTACATTTGCCAGATGTGCAACGACGTGTATCCGAATTATGTGGTTTGGATATGCAGGAAGATGAAGCGGTCTTTATCGCCTTGCGTGAATTGAAAAATCACTTTTAA
- a CDS encoding AAA family ATPase, giving the protein MEKQYYWAENLEDYNVDNFQRKQITDYLDDVSITNENPVIEVGRLNFFIGKNNSGKSRFLRTLFTSKATLDINCPVHNNDIFKEIELWHDNNFISDMNWLNPITLKNNNRTMKNIVDEVLNNGKDFFELLNYQESIIDKEELIKHLSCPSFRYTNYKLLQEMYEFISNIINEIHNKIIGHPDQDDEDLLDFLSEYETILDSYLDEKCMAKFYIPILRGMRPVHENNFPYRKRTEHDYFSDENHENDVITGESLFQELTEHLLVEPEQRQLIADYQKLLSQCFFDNQEITLIPKHGTDVVHIKIGNEPQFPIYQLGDGLQQAIILTYPVFLNNQDAHMFFIEEPELHMHAGMVRQLMNFYLNETKHYYFFTTHSNHLLDMADESNEVIIQKFVKQTDKQPNTSFQIYRCDRDRDLLASLGVKPSSVYLANCTIWVEGITDRLYLLKYMEKYLQELQNEQPEKYLQYRRFMPNYHYAFVEYSGGNITHWNFSDDVYSNCSVDTSGSLPDFPKKNGMSAKGIVSNMLLIADGDHRKKIGRLPTWNEELGEQNVVVLQSKEMENTLPFDVIVEVAKARFVRMQAETKMGFEIEKLDLLDKRDYFVHKTKGIGFLLDKQIRLPETDRKKSVFADGSVGTIKDKLKFCREVIQYFDNNPDWELTAEARELCERIFQHIYDANKCQTEPKT; this is encoded by the coding sequence ATGGAAAAACAATATTATTGGGCGGAAAATTTAGAAGATTATAATGTAGATAATTTTCAGAGAAAGCAGATAACGGATTATCTTGATGATGTATCAATAACTAATGAAAATCCAGTAATTGAAGTAGGCAGATTAAATTTTTTTATTGGTAAAAATAATTCAGGTAAAAGTAGATTTTTAAGAACATTATTTACAAGTAAAGCAACCTTAGATATAAATTGCCCTGTACATAATAATGATATTTTTAAAGAAATTGAGTTATGGCATGATAATAATTTTATATCAGATATGAATTGGCTCAATCCAATTACATTAAAAAATAATAATCGTACAATGAAAAATATTGTTGATGAAGTTTTAAATAATGGTAAAGATTTTTTTGAACTATTAAATTATCAAGAAAGTATTATTGATAAAGAAGAATTAATAAAGCATTTGAGTTGTCCATCTTTTCGCTATACTAATTACAAATTACTTCAAGAGATGTATGAATTTATATCTAATATAATAAATGAAATACATAATAAAATTATTGGTCATCCTGATCAAGATGATGAAGATTTATTGGATTTTCTTTCAGAATATGAAACCATATTGGATTCTTATCTTGACGAAAAATGTATGGCAAAATTTTATATTCCTATTCTGCGTGGTATGCGTCCTGTCCATGAAAATAATTTTCCATATAGAAAACGCACAGAGCATGATTATTTTAGCGATGAAAATCATGAAAATGATGTGATTACGGGTGAAAGCCTATTCCAAGAATTAACCGAACATTTATTGGTCGAACCCGAACAACGCCAACTGATTGCCGATTATCAAAAATTATTAAGTCAATGCTTTTTTGATAATCAAGAAATTACCCTTATTCCCAAACATGGAACAGATGTGGTTCACATTAAAATTGGCAATGAACCACAATTTCCCATTTATCAGTTGGGCGATGGTTTGCAGCAAGCGATTATTTTGACTTATCCCGTGTTTTTGAATAATCAAGATGCACATATGTTTTTTATTGAAGAACCCGAATTGCATATGCACGCAGGCATGGTGCGCCAGTTGATGAATTTTTATTTAAATGAAACAAAGCATTATTATTTCTTTACCACTCATTCCAATCATTTGCTGGATATGGCGGATGAAAGCAATGAAGTCATCATTCAAAAATTTGTCAAACAAACCGATAAACAGCCAAACACGTCTTTTCAGATTTACCGTTGCGACCGCGACCGTGATTTATTGGCTTCGTTGGGTGTGAAGCCGTCTTCGGTGTATTTGGCGAATTGCACAATTTGGGTGGAAGGGATTACAGATAGGCTTTATTTGTTGAAATATATGGAAAAATATTTGCAGGAATTGCAAAACGAGCAGCCTGAAAAATACCTGCAATACAGGCGGTTTATGCCAAATTATCATTATGCTTTTGTGGAATATTCAGGCGGTAATATTACGCATTGGAATTTTTCGGATGATGTTTATTCTAATTGTTCAGTTGATACTTCTGGTTCTCTACCAGATTTTCCTAAAAAGAATGGCATGAGTGCCAAAGGGATTGTTAGCAATATGCTTTTGATTGCGGATGGTGATCATCGGAAAAAAATTGGGCGTCTACCTACATGGAATGAAGAATTGGGCGAACAAAATGTGGTGGTTTTGCAATCCAAAGAAATGGAAAATACTTTGCCGTTTGATGTGATTGTGGAAGTGGCGAAAGCGCGTTTTGTGCGTATGCAAGCGGAAACCAAAATGGGCTTTGAGATTGAGAAATTGGATTTATTGGATAAGCGCGATTATTTTGTTCATAAAACAAAAGGAATTGGTTTTTTGTTGGATAAACAAATCAGGCTGCCTGAAACGGATAGGAAAAAATCCGTTTTTGCAGATGGCAGTGTTGGCACAATTAAAGATAAATTGAAATTTTGCCGCGAAGTCATCCAATATTTTGATAACAATCCAGATTGGGAATTAACGGCAGAAGCGCGTGAATTGTGTGAACGGATTTTTCAGCATATTTATGACGCGAATAAATGCCAAACTGAGCCAAAGACTTAA
- a CDS encoding DUF72 domain-containing protein produces the protein MKHIYIGTGGYSDTDLLGTLYPHGTKNSDFLYHYAQYYDCVEINSTFHTPIGQKALLGMLDKAAGRLKLHQDFSHQRTVTAQYAYAFFQLIQLLGEHLAHLFVQFPHSFERTPANRRYLGELCAWFEGYPLVLEFRSPTWHVEPVFAHFQAAKSLIWCNLDYPVNIGLPNTAFWTNARNAYLRLHGRNPNWWQAESACQRHDYRYNDAELKELADTIFRQCDDFDALFIYFQNTTQSHSFYNIPVLKGYLAELGFAVKTPNIEPERQGSLF, from the coding sequence ATGAAACATATCTACATCGGCACAGGCGGTTACAGCGACACCGATTTGCTCGGCACGCTCTACCCACACGGCACGAAAAACAGCGATTTTCTGTACCATTACGCGCAATATTATGATTGTGTTGAGATTAACAGCACATTTCACACGCCGATTGGTCAAAAAGCCCTGCTCGGTATGTTGGACAAAGCGGCAGGGCGATTGAAATTGCACCAAGATTTCAGCCACCAACGCACCGTCACTGCCCAATACGCCTACGCTTTTTTTCAATTAATTCAGCTACTTGGCGAACATTTGGCGCATTTGTTTGTTCAATTTCCGCACAGCTTTGAGCGCACGCCAGCCAATCGGCGTTATTTGGGCGAATTGTGCGCGTGGTTTGAAGGCTACCCTTTGGTGCTGGAATTTCGTTCGCCGACTTGGCACGTTGAGCCTGTTTTCGCGCATTTTCAGGCTGCCAAGTCTTTGATTTGGTGCAATTTGGATTATCCCGTAAATATCGGTTTGCCCAACACCGCATTTTGGACAAACGCCCGCAACGCCTATTTGCGTTTGCACGGGCGCAACCCAAATTGGTGGCAAGCCGAATCCGCCTGCCAACGCCACGATTATCGCTACAACGATGCTGAATTAAAGGAATTAGCAGACACGATTTTCAGGCAGTGTGATGATTTTGACGCTTTGTTTATCTATTTCCAAAACACCACGCAAAGCCATTCTTTTTACAATATTCCTGTTTTGAAAGGATATTTGGCGGAATTGGGGTTTGCGGTGAAAACGCCAAATATTGAGCCTGAAAGACAGGGGAGTTTGTTTTAA